From Corynebacterium frankenforstense DSM 45800, the proteins below share one genomic window:
- a CDS encoding cytidine deaminase produces MGPTEPSGPGDGERPTHGELIDLARRAAGKAYVPYSGFPVGAALLLADGRVVTGCNVENASFGMTICAERTATTRSVVSRATAEQPRIEVAAVVGLKADGQPCYPCGACRQVLHEFGCRTLVVEADGSPRAHDYAEILPHAFGPQDLED; encoded by the coding sequence ATGGGTCCCACCGAACCGTCCGGCCCCGGAGACGGGGAGCGCCCCACCCACGGGGAGCTGATCGACCTGGCCCGCCGGGCCGCCGGGAAGGCCTACGTGCCCTACTCGGGCTTCCCCGTCGGCGCCGCCCTGCTGCTCGCCGACGGCCGCGTGGTCACCGGCTGCAACGTGGAGAACGCGTCCTTCGGGATGACCATCTGCGCCGAGCGCACCGCCACGACCCGCTCGGTGGTCTCCCGCGCGACGGCCGAGCAGCCCCGCATCGAGGTCGCCGCCGTCGTCGGCCTGAAGGCGGACGGGCAGCCGTGCTACCCCTGCGGCGCCTGCCGCCAGGTGCTCCACGAGTTCGGCTGCCGCACGCTCGTCGTCGAGGCCGACGGGAGCCCGCGCGCCCACGACTACGCGGAGATCCTCCCCCACGCCTTCGGCCCGCAGG